In the genome of Actinomadura graeca, one region contains:
- a CDS encoding CGNR zinc finger domain-containing protein, which yields MRATATGRVLHDPKGGSFRFDAGAVCLDFAHTGGEGRYAVFETLHEPADLGGWLAQPPLGAVLTVPATTRDLIAAKALRQAIWDAAHAQAAHRPLPATTVAAINRAAAAAPLAPALTAAGTAEWAAPVRAAQALSALAREMIELLSGPLSARIRECASDNCPLVFVDSSRPGARRWCSMERCGNRHKLRALRARRDAAAHSPGEENTPPRP from the coding sequence ATGCGTGCGACTGCGACCGGACGGGTGCTGCACGACCCCAAGGGCGGGTCGTTCCGGTTCGACGCCGGCGCGGTCTGCCTGGACTTCGCCCACACCGGCGGCGAGGGCCGCTACGCGGTGTTCGAGACCCTCCACGAGCCCGCCGACCTGGGTGGATGGCTGGCCCAGCCGCCGCTCGGCGCCGTCCTGACGGTTCCGGCGACGACGCGCGATCTCATCGCGGCCAAGGCTCTCCGCCAGGCGATCTGGGACGCCGCTCACGCGCAGGCGGCACACCGCCCGCTTCCCGCCACCACGGTGGCGGCCATCAACCGCGCCGCGGCCGCGGCGCCGCTGGCCCCCGCGCTGACCGCCGCCGGTACCGCGGAGTGGGCGGCCCCGGTGCGGGCGGCGCAGGCACTGTCGGCGCTGGCCCGGGAGATGATCGAGCTGCTGTCGGGGCCGCTCTCCGCCCGCATCCGCGAGTGCGCGAGCGACAACTGCCCGCTGGTGTTCGTCGACTCCTCCCGTCCCGGCGCCCGGCGCTGGTGCTCGATGGAGCGGTGCGGCAACCGCCACAAGCTCCGCGCCCTGCGCGCCCGACGGGACGCGGCGGCCCACTCCCCCGGCGAGGAGAACACCCCACCGCGTCCCTGA
- the dapA gene encoding 4-hydroxy-tetrahydrodipicolinate synthase — MAPSTTTDAPFGRMLTAMVTPFLPDGGVDYDGAARLATHLVDERRHDGLVVNGTTGESPTTSDDEKGRLLRAVIEAVGDRAVIVAGAGTNHTEHSLELARQAEAAGAHGLLVVTPYYNKPPQEGLVRHFTAVADATGLPTMLYDIPGRAGVPIENDTLLQLAEHPRIAAVKDAKGDLFGASRVMAATDLVWYSGDDNLNLPWLSVGAAGFVSVVGHVVGAELHEMIDAYLAGEHGRALDIHRRLLPVVTAIMTRTQGAIAVKAALNLLGLPGGGPLRAPLVEATPEFAARLREDLTIGGVKVPEAAIPEVAR, encoded by the coding sequence ATGGCACCCAGCACAACGACCGACGCGCCATTTGGGCGGATGTTGACCGCGATGGTCACACCGTTCCTGCCGGACGGTGGCGTCGACTACGACGGCGCCGCGCGCCTCGCGACCCACCTGGTCGACGAGCGGCGTCATGACGGCCTCGTCGTCAACGGGACGACGGGCGAGTCGCCGACGACGAGCGACGACGAGAAGGGGCGCCTGCTGCGCGCGGTCATCGAGGCGGTCGGGGACCGCGCGGTGATCGTCGCCGGTGCCGGAACGAACCACACCGAGCACAGCCTGGAACTCGCGCGGCAGGCCGAGGCCGCCGGCGCGCACGGGCTGCTGGTGGTCACGCCGTACTACAACAAGCCCCCGCAGGAGGGGCTCGTCCGCCACTTCACCGCGGTCGCCGACGCCACCGGCCTGCCCACCATGCTGTACGACATCCCGGGCCGCGCCGGGGTGCCGATCGAGAACGACACGCTGCTGCAGCTCGCCGAGCACCCGAGGATCGCCGCCGTCAAGGACGCCAAGGGCGACCTGTTCGGCGCGTCCAGGGTGATGGCCGCGACGGACCTCGTCTGGTACTCCGGCGACGACAACCTCAACCTGCCCTGGCTGTCGGTCGGCGCGGCGGGGTTCGTCAGCGTGGTCGGCCATGTCGTGGGCGCCGAGCTCCATGAGATGATCGACGCATATCTCGCCGGTGAGCACGGGCGGGCGCTGGACATCCATCGCCGGCTGCTGCCCGTGGTCACCGCGATCATGACCCGTACGCAGGGCGCCATCGCCGTCAAGGCAGCGCTGAACCTGCTCGGCCTCCCCGGAGGCGGCCCGCTGCGCGCGCCCCTGGTGGAGGCCACGCCGGAGTTCGCGGCGCGCCTGCGTGAAGACCTGACGATAGGGGGAGTAAAAGTGCCCGAGGCAGCCATCCCGGAGGTCGCCCGGTGA
- a CDS encoding ribonuclease J: protein MSHPHPELSDPPPPPESGLRIVALGGLGEIGRNMTVYEHGGRLLVIDCGVLFPETEQPGIDLILPDFEYIRERLDDIEAVVLTHGHEDHIGAVPYLLRERRDIPLVGSKLTLALLEAKLTEHRIKPVTEVVAEGERRSYGPFDCEFLSVNHSIPDALALAVRTRAGLVLHTGDFKMDQLPLDGRLTDLPGFARLGAEGIDLLLSDSTNAEVSGFVPSERNIGPVVDEVFRTAQERLIVACFASHVHRVQQVLDAAVANGRKVCFIGRSMVRNMGVARELGYLDVPEGIMVDPRDLDDVPADRLVLVCTGSQGEPMSALSRMANRDHQQIRITDRDTVMLASSLIPGNENAVNRVINGLTRWGARVVHKGNALVHVSGHASAGELLYVLNMTKPGNFMPIHGEWRHLRAHAKLASLTGVPDRNIVIAEDGVVVDLVDGQASIVGAVPAGYVYVDGLSVGEVTETSLKDRRILGEEGFVSIVVGIDSTSGKVVAGPEIHARGAGIVNEDFDEILERIDQVLRDAAGDGVNDQHQISQLVRRTVGKWVSDNYRRRPMIIPVIVEV from the coding sequence GTGAGTCATCCTCACCCGGAGCTGTCCGACCCGCCGCCACCGCCGGAGTCCGGCCTGCGCATCGTCGCGCTCGGAGGGCTCGGGGAGATCGGCCGCAACATGACGGTGTACGAGCACGGCGGCCGCCTGCTCGTCATCGACTGCGGCGTCCTGTTCCCCGAGACCGAGCAGCCCGGCATCGACCTGATCCTGCCCGACTTCGAGTACATCAGGGAACGCCTCGACGACATCGAGGCCGTCGTCCTGACGCACGGCCACGAGGACCACATCGGCGCCGTCCCGTACCTGCTGCGCGAGCGCCGCGACATCCCGCTGGTCGGCTCGAAGCTCACCCTCGCGCTGCTGGAGGCCAAGCTCACCGAGCACCGCATCAAACCCGTCACCGAGGTCGTCGCCGAGGGGGAGCGGCGCAGCTACGGGCCCTTCGACTGCGAGTTCCTGTCGGTCAACCACTCCATCCCCGACGCCCTCGCGCTCGCCGTCCGCACCCGCGCGGGCCTCGTGCTGCACACCGGCGACTTCAAGATGGACCAGCTCCCGCTGGACGGCCGCCTCACCGACCTGCCCGGGTTCGCCCGGCTCGGCGCCGAGGGCATCGACCTGCTGCTGTCGGACTCCACCAACGCCGAGGTCTCCGGGTTCGTCCCCAGCGAGCGCAACATCGGCCCGGTCGTCGACGAGGTGTTCCGCACGGCGCAGGAGCGGCTCATCGTCGCCTGCTTCGCCTCGCACGTCCACCGCGTCCAGCAGGTCCTGGACGCCGCCGTCGCCAACGGCCGCAAGGTCTGCTTCATCGGCCGGTCGATGGTCCGCAACATGGGCGTCGCGCGCGAGCTCGGCTACCTGGACGTGCCCGAGGGCATCATGGTCGACCCGCGCGACCTGGACGACGTCCCGGCCGACCGGCTCGTGCTGGTGTGCACCGGCTCGCAGGGGGAGCCGATGTCGGCGCTGTCGCGGATGGCCAACCGCGACCACCAGCAGATCCGGATCACCGACCGTGACACGGTGATGCTCGCGTCGTCGCTGATCCCCGGCAACGAGAACGCGGTCAACCGCGTCATCAACGGCCTCACCCGGTGGGGCGCGCGGGTCGTCCACAAGGGCAACGCGCTCGTGCACGTGTCCGGGCACGCCTCCGCGGGCGAGCTGCTGTACGTGCTCAACATGACCAAGCCGGGCAACTTCATGCCGATCCACGGCGAGTGGCGGCACCTGCGGGCGCACGCCAAGCTCGCGTCGCTGACCGGCGTGCCCGACCGCAACATCGTCATCGCCGAGGACGGCGTGGTCGTCGACCTCGTGGACGGGCAGGCGAGCATCGTCGGCGCCGTCCCCGCCGGGTACGTGTACGTGGACGGGCTGTCGGTCGGCGAGGTCACCGAGACGTCGCTGAAGGACCGGCGGATCCTCGGCGAGGAGGGCTTCGTCTCCATCGTCGTCGGCATCGACTCGACCTCCGGCAAGGTCGTGGCCGGGCCGGAGATCCACGCGCGCGGCGCGGGCATCGTCAACGAGGACTTCGACGAGATCCTGGAGCGGATCGACCAGGTGCTGCGGGACGCCGCCGGGGACGGCGTCAACGACCAGCACCAGATCAGCCAGCTCGTGCGCCGCACGGTCGGCAAGTGGGTGAGCGACAACTACCGCCGCCGCCCGATGATCATTCCTGTGATCGTCGAGGTATAG
- a CDS encoding DNA translocase FtsK, with product MATRASGPKSTSRAGGSAGRKPAGPAPRKRTGTGQRAGAKGGARGPAKGGARGSARGRSARAPHPIVQVISGFARLLFKLYQLAAVTVGGVFRAYGTSARNLDPEHRRDGLGLALLGSSIVLASVTWFRPDGVVTIALEKVVRGGLGLMAVVLPVLLALLAWQTLRHPDQHEDTGRVVIGCTALGVGVLGILHIAAGVPSPSKDMPGVRGSGGVVGWLVSAPLEAGLSGWVAVPLLLLLAFFGLLVITATPINKVPERFTDLWSMATLQGRPERPSKDEEQDGDAPKKRRRKSKSKGDGEGGEGELEVGEHSKPYDTPLLEDETEKGARPKRDLADELFEPDPFGGDVPPPAPPLDDEVPPPGEHDLPDLPGPLDHPAPPGAHEAPDPTPAPRSSEQLPLSSSGEIYVLPDPSALRPGSAAKPRTKANDTVVNALTGVLEQFDIDAQVTGFTRGPTITRYEIELGPAVKVEKVTALTKNIAYAVKSADVRIISPIPGKSAIGVEIPNVDKDIVSLGDVLRSPAATNEHHPMIVGLGKDVEGRTVVANLAKMPHILIAGATGAGKSTCINGLITSVLMRATPDEVRMILVDPKRVELTMYQGIPHLITPIITNPKKAAEALDWVVGEMDRRYDDLAASGFRHIDDFNKAVKAGKLTAPPGSERVYTPYPYMLVIVDELADLMMVAPRDVEDSVVRITQLARAAGIHLVLATQRPSVDVVTGLIKANVPSRLAFATSSLADSRVILDQPGAEKLVGQGDALFLPMGASKPMRIQNAYVAEKEIHGIVDHCKGQMEAVYREDVAESNAPKKEIDEEIGDDMDLLVQAIELVVSTQFGSTSMLQRKLRVGFAKAGRLMDLMESRDIVGPSEGSKARDVLAKPDDLPGVLAELRGG from the coding sequence ATGGCCACACGTGCGTCCGGACCGAAGAGCACCTCGCGTGCCGGGGGCAGCGCGGGCCGGAAGCCGGCCGGCCCCGCCCCCCGCAAGCGGACCGGCACCGGCCAGCGGGCCGGGGCGAAGGGCGGCGCGCGCGGCCCGGCCAAGGGCGGCGCCCGCGGCTCCGCCAGGGGGCGCTCCGCGCGCGCGCCCCATCCGATCGTCCAGGTGATCTCCGGGTTCGCCCGGCTGCTGTTCAAGCTCTACCAGCTCGCGGCGGTGACCGTCGGCGGCGTGTTCCGCGCGTACGGCACCAGTGCCCGCAACCTCGACCCCGAGCACCGCCGCGACGGGCTCGGCCTGGCGCTGCTCGGCTCGTCCATCGTGCTGGCCTCGGTGACCTGGTTCCGTCCCGACGGCGTCGTCACCATCGCGCTGGAGAAGGTCGTGCGCGGCGGCCTCGGGCTGATGGCGGTGGTGCTGCCCGTCCTGCTGGCGCTGCTGGCCTGGCAGACGCTGCGCCACCCCGACCAGCACGAGGACACCGGCCGCGTCGTGATCGGCTGCACGGCCCTCGGCGTCGGCGTGCTCGGCATCCTGCACATCGCCGCGGGCGTCCCGTCCCCGTCCAAGGACATGCCGGGCGTGCGCGGCTCGGGCGGCGTCGTCGGCTGGCTGGTCTCGGCACCGCTGGAGGCCGGGCTCAGCGGCTGGGTGGCGGTCCCGCTGCTGCTTCTCCTGGCCTTCTTCGGGCTGCTCGTCATCACCGCGACGCCCATCAACAAGGTCCCCGAGCGGTTCACGGACCTGTGGTCGATGGCGACGCTCCAAGGACGCCCGGAACGTCCGTCCAAGGACGAGGAGCAGGACGGCGACGCCCCGAAGAAGCGCCGCCGCAAGTCCAAGTCCAAGGGCGACGGCGAAGGCGGCGAGGGAGAGCTGGAGGTCGGCGAGCACTCCAAGCCGTACGACACGCCGCTTCTAGAGGACGAGACCGAGAAGGGCGCCCGCCCGAAGCGGGACCTCGCCGACGAGCTGTTCGAGCCCGACCCGTTCGGCGGGGACGTCCCTCCGCCCGCGCCGCCGCTGGACGACGAGGTCCCGCCGCCCGGCGAGCACGACCTCCCCGACCTGCCCGGCCCGCTCGACCACCCTGCGCCGCCCGGCGCGCACGAGGCGCCCGACCCCACCCCGGCGCCGCGCAGCTCCGAGCAGCTGCCGCTCTCCTCGTCCGGCGAGATCTACGTGCTGCCCGACCCGTCGGCGCTGCGGCCCGGCAGCGCCGCCAAGCCGCGCACCAAGGCGAACGACACCGTGGTGAACGCGCTCACGGGGGTCCTGGAGCAGTTCGACATCGACGCGCAGGTCACCGGCTTCACCCGCGGGCCGACGATCACCCGGTACGAGATCGAGCTGGGCCCGGCCGTCAAGGTCGAGAAGGTCACCGCGCTCACCAAGAACATCGCCTACGCCGTCAAGAGCGCGGACGTGCGGATCATCTCCCCGATCCCCGGCAAGTCCGCGATCGGCGTCGAGATCCCCAACGTCGACAAGGACATCGTCAGCCTCGGCGACGTGCTGCGCTCGCCCGCCGCGACCAACGAGCACCATCCGATGATCGTCGGGCTGGGCAAGGACGTCGAGGGCCGGACGGTCGTGGCGAACCTGGCCAAGATGCCGCACATCCTCATCGCCGGCGCCACCGGCGCGGGCAAGTCGACCTGCATCAACGGGCTCATCACCTCGGTGCTGATGCGCGCCACGCCCGACGAGGTCAGGATGATCCTGGTCGACCCCAAACGGGTCGAGCTGACGATGTACCAGGGCATCCCGCACCTCATCACACCGATCATCACCAACCCGAAGAAGGCCGCCGAGGCGCTGGACTGGGTCGTCGGCGAGATGGACCGCCGCTACGACGACCTCGCCGCCTCGGGGTTCCGGCACATCGACGACTTCAACAAGGCGGTCAAGGCGGGCAAGCTGACCGCGCCGCCCGGCAGCGAGCGCGTCTACACCCCCTACCCGTACATGCTCGTCATCGTGGACGAGCTCGCCGACCTGATGATGGTCGCGCCGCGCGACGTCGAGGACTCGGTCGTGCGCATCACCCAGCTCGCCCGCGCCGCCGGCATCCACCTGGTGCTGGCCACCCAGCGCCCTTCCGTGGACGTCGTCACCGGGCTCATCAAGGCCAACGTGCCGTCCCGGCTGGCGTTCGCGACGTCCTCGCTCGCCGACAGCCGCGTCATCCTCGACCAGCCCGGTGCCGAGAAGCTCGTCGGCCAGGGCGACGCGCTGTTCCTGCCCATGGGCGCCAGCAAGCCGATGCGCATCCAGAACGCCTACGTGGCCGAGAAGGAGATCCACGGGATCGTCGACCACTGCAAGGGGCAGATGGAGGCGGTCTACCGCGAGGACGTCGCCGAGTCCAACGCGCCGAAGAAGGAGATCGACGAGGAGATCGGCGACGACATGGACCTGCTGGTCCAGGCGATCGAGTTGGTGGTGTCCACCCAGTTCGGGTCCACGTCGATGCTCCAGCGCAAGCTGCGCGTCGGGTTCGCCAAGGCGGGACGTCTCATGGACCTCATGGAGAGCCGCGACATCGTCGGCCCGAGCGAGGGGTCCAAGGCCCGCGACGTCCTCGCCAAACCCGACGACCTGCCCGGGGTCCTGGCCGAGTTGCGCGGAGGGTGA
- a CDS encoding helix-turn-helix domain-containing protein: MSIGETLAKERQQAGLSVTQVSLQTRIRETVIRGMEADDFSTCGGNFYARGHIRSISRVIGIDPEPLVSEFDATHGGAPQPVSAVSAFEPEQPVAFRERRSPNWSAAMALALALVVIYGIVQVIGHGGGREHRTAQQVAGTPAASPRAPAGVPPKKSDPVVAAPRKTVELAVQARRTTWVSVQGDKGKVLFNGILREGERKRWTSKKKISIVVGVGGGVRMTVNGKDIGAPGKGRGVQRMDFGRGDPKTA, translated from the coding sequence GTGAGCATCGGTGAGACCTTGGCGAAGGAGCGTCAGCAAGCCGGTCTCTCGGTGACCCAGGTGAGCCTCCAGACGCGGATACGGGAGACCGTCATCCGCGGCATGGAGGCCGACGATTTCTCCACCTGCGGCGGCAACTTCTACGCCCGCGGCCACATCCGCAGCATCTCCCGTGTCATCGGCATCGACCCCGAGCCGCTCGTCAGCGAGTTCGACGCGACGCACGGCGGCGCCCCGCAGCCCGTCTCGGCCGTGTCGGCGTTCGAGCCCGAGCAGCCCGTGGCGTTCCGCGAGCGCCGCTCCCCGAACTGGAGCGCCGCGATGGCGCTCGCCCTCGCCCTCGTGGTGATCTACGGGATCGTCCAGGTCATCGGGCACGGCGGCGGCCGTGAGCACCGCACCGCCCAGCAGGTCGCGGGCACCCCGGCCGCCTCGCCCCGGGCGCCCGCGGGCGTCCCGCCGAAGAAGAGCGACCCGGTGGTCGCCGCCCCGCGCAAGACCGTCGAGCTGGCCGTCCAGGCCCGGCGCACCACCTGGGTCAGCGTCCAGGGCGACAAGGGCAAGGTGCTGTTCAACGGGATCCTGCGCGAGGGCGAGCGGAAGCGCTGGACCTCCAAGAAGAAGATCAGCATCGTCGTCGGCGTCGGCGGCGGCGTCCGCATGACCGTCAACGGCAAGGACATCGGCGCGCCCGGCAAGGGCAGGGGCGTGCAGCGGATGGACTTCGGACGCGGCGACCCGAAGACCGCCTGA
- the rimO gene encoding 30S ribosomal protein S12 methylthiotransferase RimO: MPIRRKVSLITLGCARNEVDSEELAARIEDAGWDLADGDASGADVVVVNTCGFIEAAKKDSIDTLLAAHDSGAKVVAAGCMAERYGKELAEALPEAHAVIGFDDYTAIGERLDEVMAGRPREAHTPRDRRKLLPISPVERTTAGAAVAIPGHGGHDDLPDGVAPASGPRVLRRRLGGGPVAPLKLASGCDRRCTFCAIPAFRGAYVSRPPAEVLEEARWLAGHGVRELVLVSENSTSYGKDLGDLRALEGLLPALAAVDGVERVRVSYLQPAETRPGLIEAICGTPGVAPYFDLSFQHASGPVLRAMRRFGDRERFLDLLGQIRAQAPEAGVRSNFIVGFPGETEEDFEELVAFLSAARLDAVGVFGYSDEDGTEAAGLDGKLDLDEVARRVEELSGLAEELTAQRAEDRVGSRVRVLLEEDAGGGAFEGRAEHQAPEVDGTVLVRGPGLTAGDIVTALVTGSDGVDLVADVS, from the coding sequence ATGCCCATACGCCGCAAGGTCTCACTCATCACGCTCGGCTGCGCCCGCAACGAGGTCGACTCCGAGGAGCTCGCCGCCCGCATCGAGGACGCCGGCTGGGACCTGGCCGACGGCGACGCGTCCGGCGCCGACGTGGTGGTGGTCAACACCTGCGGTTTCATCGAGGCGGCGAAGAAGGACTCCATCGACACGCTGCTGGCGGCGCACGACTCCGGAGCGAAAGTCGTCGCGGCGGGCTGCATGGCCGAGCGGTACGGCAAGGAGCTGGCCGAGGCCCTTCCGGAGGCCCACGCGGTGATCGGCTTCGACGACTACACCGCCATCGGCGAGCGGCTGGACGAGGTGATGGCGGGCCGGCCCCGCGAGGCCCACACCCCGCGGGACCGGCGGAAGCTGCTGCCGATCAGCCCGGTCGAGCGCACCACGGCCGGCGCCGCGGTGGCGATCCCCGGGCACGGCGGGCACGACGACCTGCCCGACGGCGTGGCGCCCGCGTCCGGCCCCCGGGTGCTGCGGCGGCGTCTCGGCGGCGGTCCGGTCGCCCCGCTGAAGCTGGCGTCCGGCTGCGACCGGCGGTGCACGTTCTGCGCGATCCCCGCGTTCCGCGGCGCGTACGTGTCACGGCCCCCGGCGGAGGTGCTGGAGGAGGCGCGCTGGCTGGCCGGGCACGGCGTGCGCGAGCTCGTCCTCGTCAGCGAGAACTCCACGTCCTACGGCAAGGACCTCGGCGACCTGCGGGCCCTGGAGGGGCTGCTCCCGGCCCTCGCCGCCGTCGACGGCGTCGAACGCGTCCGGGTGAGCTACCTCCAGCCCGCCGAGACCCGCCCGGGGCTCATCGAGGCGATCTGCGGCACGCCCGGCGTCGCGCCGTACTTCGACCTGTCGTTCCAGCACGCGAGCGGCCCCGTGCTCCGCGCGATGCGGCGCTTCGGCGACCGCGAGCGGTTCCTGGACCTGCTCGGCCAGATCCGCGCGCAGGCGCCCGAGGCGGGCGTGCGCTCCAACTTCATCGTCGGCTTCCCCGGCGAGACCGAGGAGGACTTCGAGGAGCTGGTGGCGTTCCTGTCCGCGGCGCGGCTGGACGCGGTCGGCGTGTTCGGCTACTCCGACGAGGACGGCACCGAGGCCGCGGGGCTGGACGGCAAGCTCGACCTGGACGAGGTCGCCCGCCGCGTCGAGGAGCTGTCGGGCCTCGCCGAGGAGCTGACCGCGCAGCGCGCCGAGGACCGCGTGGGCTCGCGGGTCCGGGTCCTGCTGGAGGAGGACGCCGGGGGCGGCGCGTTCGAGGGACGCGCCGAGCACCAGGCGCCCGAGGTGGACGGGACGGTCCTCGTGCGCGGCCCCGGCCTCACCGCCGGCGACATCGTCACGGCCCTGGTGACCGGCAGCGACGGCGTGGACCTCGTCGCGGACGTGTCATGA
- the pgsA gene encoding CDP-diacylglycerol--glycerol-3-phosphate 3-phosphatidyltransferase: MISGAPDPVAGSPDPPPASVYNIANALTLVRIALVPLFVWTLFLDGTGWRVAAFAVFAVASLTDKIDGDLARARGLVTDFGKIADPIADKALTGAALVSLSIMGELWWWVTIVIMVREIGITLMRFVVIRHGVIPASKGGKLKTTLQVFAIGFYILPGPLDPVRWVTMGAALAVTVVTGVDYVVQAWKLRRKGTA; encoded by the coding sequence ATGATCTCCGGCGCGCCCGACCCGGTGGCGGGGTCCCCGGACCCGCCCCCGGCGAGCGTCTACAACATCGCGAACGCGCTGACGCTCGTCCGGATCGCGCTGGTCCCGCTCTTCGTCTGGACGCTGTTCCTGGACGGCACCGGGTGGCGGGTGGCGGCGTTCGCGGTGTTCGCCGTCGCGTCCCTCACCGACAAGATCGACGGCGACCTCGCCCGCGCCCGGGGCCTGGTCACCGACTTCGGGAAGATCGCCGACCCGATCGCCGACAAGGCGCTCACCGGCGCCGCGCTCGTCAGCCTCTCGATCATGGGGGAGCTGTGGTGGTGGGTGACGATCGTGATCATGGTCCGGGAGATCGGCATCACGCTGATGCGGTTCGTCGTCATCCGCCACGGGGTGATCCCGGCGAGCAAGGGCGGCAAGCTGAAGACGACGCTCCAGGTCTTCGCGATCGGGTTCTACATCCTTCCCGGGCCGCTCGACCCCGTGCGGTGGGTGACGATGGGCGCGGCCCTCGCCGTCACGGTCGTCACGGGCGTGGACTACGTCGTCCAGGCATGGAAACTGCGCCGCAAGGGCACCGCCTGA